AATTGCCTTCACGCGTCACCAGCCATGTGTCCCATGCGACCGGCATGCTCTTTCCCTTAACCGCGCACCAGTTGTCCGTGAGGTGCCGGTTATATCTTTTAAACCCGATCTCAGGCGGGCCTGCGTATCCGCCGATTATCGCCGCACCTGTAGTGACACCTTCGGTGATCGGTACGCAATCGTGATGTTTCATCACCAGCCCTGTCGGACGATGAAACGACTCCTCGCCGGTGAGCGACTCGGTAAAGAAATACAGACCCTCGCCGTATCCCCAGTAACTGAGCACGGCACGAGAGGTATCTCCAAATGCAAATGAAAAATTAGGCTCGGCGGTATTTACAGCATCGGGTTGGATATGGACGTTATCCTCATGGCCTGCATACGTCTTGGGGTAACGCGACAGGGGGGTGACCCCCTCGACCATCTCACGGAACCCCATGTTCTCAATGGTCACGCAGCGAATAGTCCAGCCTTCGAGTTTGCAAGGGTGCACCTTGATCCACTTTCGCATGAAGTCTACATCTGCTTTAGCTTCGTAGAAGACCGATACTTCCAGAGGCACATCGTTAACTTCGGCTTCCAGGCGTACCTCGACAGTCTTGATTTCGTCGCTCCAGTCGGGTGTTTCGCAGCCCTTAAACTCAAAGTCCTTAAAGTCGAGGGTTACAAGCTGCCCTTCGCCGGAGATAGTGATCTCAAACTCGGCTTTAGTCTCCTCCAGATATTCCTCGACATTCAGCATATTGACCAGGCTGGTTGTCCCGATCTTGCCGGATATAACATGCACCCTGCGCTGCATCCAGCCGTTGCCGATCTCGAGGACCATGCCTCCCGGTATTTCTTGCACGAACCCAATAGCTTTATCAGTCATAATAATGCTCCCCTGTAAAGTTGACCCAAAGGGGCGCAATCTCCTTCTTGTTGGATGCGACCTATTCATAACGGGCACAAAGCGCCCATCACTGTCATTCCTCACATTCGGAATGACCGGCTGCGGTAAGCTGCTCTCCGGGGGTATTTTCAAAGATGCGTTTCATCTAGCGGCTGAGTGGGTATCAATCGTTGCATGAGTTGCCTGCTCGCTAAGCAATTTACGCTTAGTAAATTGCACGTATTGGCCTAGAAACCGGTATATTCGAGGCGTATTCGTTAATACAAGTTCAAGGCCGTATGTTACTTAGGAGTCGACAACGAGGCAAGGATATGGAAGAGAGCTTATGTAAGTCTTTGGAGTTCAAAATACCTGCCGATACCCGCTACGTTGCAATAGTCAGACGCGGTGTGCGCAGTCTCGCCCAGTCCGTCGGCTTCTCATGCGAAGAGGTGACGGATATGGAGGTCGCCGTATCTGAGGCGGTCACCAACTCGGTTACGCACGGAAGCCCGGACTCGGATGTGGATGTGGTTGTAGTAAGGTGCCAGGCCACCGGCAAGTGTATGGTTGTGGAGGTTGAAGACGAGAGCCCGGCTGAGTCGATACCCTCTCCGATGCTCACAGCCGGCTCATGCGACGAGCATGGCAGGGGACTGGCAATTATGCGCGAGTTGGTAGACGAGCTCGAAGGCAGCCGCACCGAGCACGGTATGAAGGTAAGGCTGGCAAAACAGAAAGCAAACTGCTAACTGACGTGACTTCTGGCTCTTAACTCTCCACTCTCAGCTCTCGACTATTTCTGAGGCGGAGCCGGCAGATTGTCCTCAGATTTTTGTTTCGGCTTGGCGTATTTTGAAGAATACAGCGGTGCGCACGCCGCCGACCTCACGATAACCTGCGTCTTGACCCCGTCTTTTTCCTGGACCTTATCCGCACCGATAGCGGTTATAGTAAACATAACCCCTGTGGAACCTTTGAATATTCCTGCGGGAATTGTTACCGATGTTACATCAGGCCCAAGCAGAGCTTTTTGCTCAAGCATTTTAGTGATCTCGTCATGAGAGAGGGCGGTGTCGATATTTACGTCCGCGCCGGACTTGGAACCGGCAGCCCAAGCGATGGTCTCTTCTTCGTTCCCGCCATAGGCGGCCACCCAATATGCCAGGGCGCCGGGCACGGCTTTCCATTCCAGTTTGATCGACTTTTCGATATCGATGTCCTTGCCCGGGTCGGCAAGCTCAATGGGCGCAAGGAAGTTCTGCGCATCGTCGAGTGTGACGGCTGTTGAGCCGGTATAGTTGGTGGTGAGTTTATAGGTTCCCACGGCGGAAGCGTCATCGCTTATGGGCCCAGTTTCAAAACCTTTGCCGCGGCCCGGCCAAAGAGCTGCAGTTTTGTAGTCCGGCTGCCGGGTCTCGTCCGTGGTTGCCATCTGTTTGATGCTCGGCTGGCCGGTCCCAACAGTCTCGGATGAGCCCCAATAGGTTTTTACAGTTATCTGATCCGCGCTTTGAGCCTGGCTCGGCTGTGTGAATGGAGTGACCTGCATTCGCGCTGTCTTTGAAAGCTTGAGCCCTTCAGGAAGCGTTACACTTGCTTCAGGGCCTGCTGCCGAGCTATTGGAGTAAAGCTCCATGCTTATGCTTCTGACAGCCGGGCTTGCCTCATCAACACCAGGTGTCGGCGTAAAAGCGGGCACACCGGGAAAGACCATCCTGGATGTGGTTATGGCTATAATAAACAACGTGCTTAGCGCCATTGCAACTCCTTACTACGTCTCTATGATTTCAACATTCGCTCTAGGTACTGAGACGATTTTCCCGCCGCCAAGTTCCGCTTCAAGAACGCGCACCACTGCTCCCGATTCTACTTCGACCAGCTCCGGCGGCAGTTTTGTTACTGTACCCAGCGCGCCGAAATACGGCTCGCGAATGATTCGGACCGTGCTGCCGATCTCCAGTGTCTGGCTGCCGGACTCGGTCTCTCTACGCTCCGAGGGCTCATCTAGTGGCGCAACCACTTCGGGCCGTATAACTCCGGCTCTTATCTGTGTCGCGCCGTTAATGGAGACTGTGCGTCCTTCGAGAGACTTCAAGAGTTTATATGTTCTTTCGGCCATCTGAATCGAACCGAAGCCTTCGGTGAGTATCAGGGTGGTTGCGATATCTTCCTGACCGGTAATCGCAACGCCAATGTCATGGCCGAGGTAATCGATCAGGTCCGTATCGACTATAGCGCCCACGACTATCCCGTTTACACCGATACTCGCCGCTTTTTTGAGCGCGCCTATTGTCACGCCTGCCCCACCGATCAGCACCTGACCGGCGTGACTCTCATTTATCATATCCTCGGTGAGCGCATCTGAGATAGAGTGTGACGGAACCACTATTTTACCTGTCCGCTCGCCCCCAACACCGAATATACCCTGAACCAGGGCGCCGTATGTCTGAACAACTACTCCTTCGTCGGGGATCACTTCCGAGATCGTCCCTTTTATGTAGGCATCGACTTCCACCGGCAGTGGTTTGAGACGCACGCCGACATGCCCAGTGGCACTTGTAATCAGCTCGACCGTGCCGTTAAACGGAGACTTGCATTCACTCTTAAACAGGCCGAAAAACGACTTTGTCATGGCTATGACCTGCCCGGCCTCCACCTTGTCGCCCTGCTTTACATTGAGAGCGGCAAGGGCGTCCGGCGGCTCAAGGCCGAGTATCTCGGCGACCCTGACCGTCTGCATCACGCCTGGAATCTCAGTGCGCGCGACCACAGTGCCGGAGTCAACTCTATCGCCCACGCTAACCATGACCTGGCCCTTCAGCGGCAGCCTGCGAGTTTTGTTTATTATTGTGCCCGAGCTGATCTTAAGCCCGGGAGTATATGCTGTTCCCATATTTATTCAGCCTCCATCCCTAGAGCTTTATGCCATTCAATCAGCTTCGCGATTCTTGCAGACGGATCCTCAGGCAGAGCCATCGGGCGGCCCCGGCAGTCTATAATGAGACCGACCACTCCGCCCTCGATCTTGCAATTTTTCTCTTTTCCTCTGCCCTCGCCGACATCGAGCTTTCGCGCGGGCTTTATTACGGCATCCACGCTTTCGCCTGCCGGGATCGGCACAAGCTTGAGAGAACCGAAGGCGACTTCATGGGTCTTATCGCCTATTGTAACGCTGCATGCGCTCTCACCATGCTTGATCCTGCCTATGGGCGCTATCACATGTCCGAGCTTGATAAGGCAGTCGCGCTCGAACACTTGCGCAGCCGCTTCGGGGTGAACGACGGACAAAACTCCGAGCTGAGGCATCATAAATATCGAGTCCACGGCCAGCATAGTGACACCCTCGGGCTGGTAGGCGTCTAGCATCATATATGCGGCCTCTACGCGCCTGGGGGCATGGCTCAACACGCCGCCGCTGCCTATAATCATATCCAGGCTCATCATGT
The Armatimonadota bacterium DNA segment above includes these coding regions:
- a CDS encoding ATP-binding protein, translating into MEESLCKSLEFKIPADTRYVAIVRRGVRSLAQSVGFSCEEVTDMEVAVSEAVTNSVTHGSPDSDVDVVVVRCQATGKCMVVEVEDESPAESIPSPMLTAGSCDEHGRGLAIMRELVDELEGSRTEHGMKVRLAKQKANC